One Festucalex cinctus isolate MCC-2025b chromosome 1, RoL_Fcin_1.0, whole genome shotgun sequence genomic region harbors:
- the LOC144026610 gene encoding ER lumen protein-retaining receptor 2 has protein sequence MNVFRLTGDLSHLAAIIILLLKIWKSRSCAGISGKSQILFAIVFTTRYLDLLTSFISLYNTCMKVIYIGCAYATVYLIYAKFRATYDGNHDSFRVEFLVVPVGGLAVLINHDYSPLEILWTFSIYLESVAILPQLFMISKTGEAETITTHYLFCLGLYRALYLFNWIWRFYFEGFFDMIAIVAGLVQTVLYCDFFYLYVTKVLKGKKLSLPA, from the exons ATGAACGTGTTCCGTCTGACAGGAGACCTTTCTCACTTGGCAGCCATCATCATCCTGCTACTGAAGATATGGAAAAGCAGGTCGTGCGCAG GTATCTCCGGAAAGAGTCAAATCCTCTTTGCGATTGTGTTCACCACACGCTACTTGGACCTGCTCACCTCCTTCATCTCGCTCTACAACACGTGTATGAAG GTGATCTACATCGGCTGTGCGTACGCCACCGTTTACCTGATCTATGCCAAGTTCCGGGCCACATACGACGGCAATCACGACAGCTTCAGGGTGGAGTTCCTGGTGGTCCCTGTCGGGGGTCTGGCTGTGCTCATCAACCATGACTATTCCCCTCTTGAG ATCCTGTGGACGTTCTCCATCTACCTGGAGTCGGTGGCCATCCTGCCCCAGCTCTTCATGATCAGCAAGACGGGCGAGGCGGAGACCATCACCACCCACTACTTGTTCTGCCTTGGCCTATATCGAGCGCTTTACCTCTTCAACTGGATCTGGCGCTTCTACTTCGAGGGCTTCTTCGACATGATCGCCATCGTCGCCGGCCTGGTCCAGACCGTCCTCTATTGCGACTTCTTCTACCTTTACGTCACCAAAG TATTGAAAGGCAAGAAGCTGAGCCTGCCGGCGTAA